The window TACTAAACAGCGACTGTCCCGTGGGTGTATTTGACTCTGGGCAAGATTTTTATCAATCAGATGCTTAATGGCTCGGCTCGCATTGGACTTATCTATGCTGAGTTTGCAGGCCAGCTCTTTGATGGTCAGCGGCTGCTTGCCTATCTCAAACAGGGCGTGGGCTTGCACGGGCGATAAGGGGAGATCCCCAAAGGCGGCATTGAGCATGCCTAAATTCCTCACCAGATAGCGAGATAAGTGCCTGAGTTGGGCGGATGAGCCTGACTCCGCCGTTTGCTTAGCGTGAATTACAGGCTTGACTGGATCTGGAGTCGATGGTGCGTCTGTTTGAGCCATAGTCGAATGGGTTTGGTTGCATGTCACAACTAAGTTAGCGGGCTTCAACTGCGCTTGCAACATGTTACTAACAAGTTTGTGCGTAAATATCGGGATTTAATAGCGGCGCCATGGCGAGAATAATCGCTTGGGTGTAATTACTTTCACGGGTCGCGTGGCCGTGGGTGAGCAAACCTATGGCACCGCCTTTTTGTTTGATATTGACAGTATTGAACAATCCATCCATCACATGCCCGAGTTCTTCACCTGCTTCTAATGCCCGATAAACCTGCATTGGCAGAGGCAAAATTGCGCTGCGGCCAATGGCAAGTTGGTCTTTATGCCCAATGGCGATATAGGCGAATGTGGCTGGGCCAAAGTCGAAACAATCGACACCGCCTTCCATCGCAAAATAGTAGTCGGCTTGAGTATCTTGTTGATCCTGTTGTTGACAGTAGCGCACCCGATTAATCGCCCCTTGGCGAGTGTCTTTATCTGTCATTGGCTGCGCCGCAACACCTGAAGGTGCATCCATACCGCTGGCTTCTATGATGCTGTCAGGAAACAGTTGTGCCATCGCTTTGGTTGCCGCGTTGATTTTTACTGGGTTTTTAGAACCCACTTTTATCTTGATAATTTTTTGTTGCATATAAGTTGTTTATTTCAGCTTTTAATGTGGACGCTCGTTTGAATCATTGCTTAAATGGTCTGAGGTGTCTAAGCGTTTGGGTTTTCTATTCTGCCACAGTCGTCGGCGAAGCTCAGTAAAAAGCCAACAGTAGGGGAGGCAATAGCCAGCCTTAGGGACTAGGAAGCGACATATGACTATTGCTCCTTCAGTAATGTAGGCTGGGATAAGCAGTAAGGTATATACCCAAACAACCTGAAGATGCAGGATTCAGCGGGAATGTAACGCATTTTAGGCAAGGCAGTTATTTGCAGACCTAGTGGACTAAGTTAAAAATAACCAACACAGCATAAAGTGCGTTAAAACCCGCCGGGACGGAGCGCCTAGGGCACTCCACTTCCGTGTTGCACCAATTCAAAAGATGGCCGATATTCTTTCATTGATGCGCCTTGAATTGAAGTACCCTAGACGCTCTGAAACTCGTCTCTTCAGGTAGCTTGGGTATACGCAATTGAAGGAACCAAAACCAAGAGATAATAATAATGAAATTCAACAAACTCGTGATCGCTATGGGGATGGCCTGCGGTGTAATACTCGCCGGCTGTAACGATAGCGAAGATAGCACTACGCCCACCGAACCCGAAACTCAACTGCAAGCTTTTGCTCCCAACGGTTTACTCAAAGCCAATATTCGCCGCACCACCTACGGCGTGCCACATATCCAAGCCGATAACTTAGAAAGCTTAGGTTTTGGTAGTGGTTATGCGCAGGCACAGGACAATTTATGTGTGTTAGCCGATGGCTTTATTAAGGCTAACTCGCAGCGTTCCATGTACTTTGGCCCCCATGCGTCGATTGACTTCACTACGGGCCAACCCACAGCGGAAGATAACGGCAACTTGATCTCTGACTTTGCCTACAAAGCGTTAAAGATCAGAGCACAAGCCGAAGAAAAATGGCCACAGTTTAGTGAAAACTCTCGGGCGCTGATCCAAGGTTTTACCTCTGGTTATAACCAATATCTTGCCGATGTTGAAGCGGGTAAACAAACGGCAGAACCTTTCTGTAGCGGTCAGCCTTGGGTCAAACCTATAGTGCCAGAGGATGTGGTGACTTATCTGTTTTCAATCGCTTTGTTACCGGGCGCCGCCAACTTCCTCGATTTGATTTTTTACGCTAACCCGGGGGATGCGCAGGAATATATGCCGCGTATCGTAGGGCCTGCGCCCAGCCAAGACCAAACTGCATTTGTGGCCGATATGCAGTCTAAGTTGATTGCCCGTGCGGCCCACATCACCACGCCAGAGACCAATCCCCGAGGATTAGGCTCTAACGGTTGGGGTTTAGGTAAAGATAAAACCGAAAACGGTAAAGGCATGGTGCTCGGCAATCCGCATTTCCCACACACGGGTAACCTGCGTTTTTGGCAATCCCATATTACGATCCCTGGGCATTTAGACATGATGGGCGGCTCGCTTGTGGGTATGCCTGGGCCGATTAATATCGGTTTTAACAAAGATTTAGCGTGGACTCATACCTTCTCAACCGCCGAACATTTTGTGATGTATAACTTAGAGTTAGTCTCGGGCGATCGGATGCAATATCTGTTCGATGGTAAACCTATGCCGATCACCAAAGAGACGGTATCGATTCTGGTGAATGCTGGTCCTGCCGGCATGTTAGTGGCCGAGAAGGATATTTACACCACGGCAAAAGGCCCTATGGTTGAAGCGCCACCTGCTTTAGCGCCTTTTGGTTGGGATGATGGCAGCGCCTTTATGATCCAAGACGCCAACATGGGCAATATGGACCCCGTTGACCATTGGTTAGCGATGGACATGGCGACCAATAAAGAAGAGTTCCAACAGGCCTTCAAGGATTACGACGGCGTCATCTTCAATAACACTATGTACGCCGACAAAGAAGGTAATGCTTTCTACATCGACGACTCGACAGTCCCGGGATTGTCTGAATCGGCAGTGGTGTTGTTAAAAACCTCGCCAGACATTAAAGCGGCTAAGGCGCAGGCCGGATTTACGATTTTACCCGGCAACACATCGCTGTTTAGTTTCGATGGCCCAACACCCTATGCCCGCGCGCCAAAGCTTGAGCGTACTGACTTTGTGCAAAACTCCAATGACTCATTCTGGTCGACTAACTTGAATGAACCGCTGTCTTATTTCTCGCCCATGTATGGGCCAGAAGCGGGGCAGTTGTCGCTGCGAACACGCATGGGCTTGAGCTTAATGCAAGATGCGGCGGGGGCAGATGGCAAGTTTAGCTTGGAAGAACTCGAAGCGGCGGTGTTGTCTAATCGCAGTTATCTTGCTGAGTTAGTGCTGCCTGATTTGATTGCCCAGTGTGATGCCCAAGGCAGCACGCCTGTTGTGGTGTCGGCGAGTTTATCTAAGGATGTCACTTCGGCGTGCACGGCGTTAAAAGCGTGGAATGGTAAGCAAGATAACGACAGCAAAGGCGGTGCTTTACTGCGTGAGTTTGCCCACCAATTCAGCCAAACGACCATGTTGACCCAAGGATTCGATCCCGCCAATGCGGCGACGACACCTAAAACCTTGACCACAGATGGCAGCGCCTTAGTGGCCTTGGCCCATAGCGCACTGAATCTTGAGGCGGCAGGTTTTGCCTTAGATGCGCCATTGGGTGAGGTGCAATTTGTGGAGAAATCGCTGCCGGACGGTACGCCAAGCGGGTCGCGTTTACCTTGGCCGGGTAGCCACAATGCCGAGGGTGGATTCAACGTGTTCTCGACCAGTCTGTCGGGTGACGACACTTTAATCCCGCAGCACAAGTACGCAGCTGTGATGGACGTGGTTACAGGCAAGGCGATGAGTTCTGGCTTAACGGCGAAGGGATACCAAGTGCGTTATGGGTCGAGCTGGATGATGGCGGTGAACTTTACTGACGAAGGGCCAGTGGCGCGGGGAATTTTAACTTACTCTGAGTCGAGTAATATCCTAACGCCAGCGTTTGCCGATCAAAGTATCTTGTACTCAAGCGAGAAAAGTTTCCGTCCGTTGTTGTTCAAAGAGGCCGATATAGCGCCAGCCGTGGTGTCGACCACTGAGCTTATGCTACAGAAACCTTAAGTCTGATTTTGCGCTAATCGTTAACGGCTCACTTCGGCGTTGGTTCCGCAGTGAGCCGTTTTTTATGGCGTTTGCGACTGATAGCGATTTGTAAAAATTTAACATTATTGGATGTGATCTTGATCGACTTTAGCTATCGATATGCGGCATTGGATCTCGTTTTATGGCTTTTTGTGATCTAGATCCAATTCGGTGTTTTTCTCGGCGCTTATGCTATGTCGCTGCTTTTGGTTTAAGGTGAAAATATTGTGTCTTTAAGCGGTTTTTTATGTGTGTTTTTTGCTGCTGCATTGAAAACTTATTACATTAAATCAGCGATCTAGATCTCAATATCAGTTTATTATGAAATTCCCTTACATAAAGCAGTGTCAGATCAACTTTTATGGGCTTTTTTTGGTTATCCTTACGACGAATTTATTATGCTAGTCACACCGTAAGGTAACTTTTATATGCAAAAAGATGCGACCAGTGTTCTTGGAACACCTCAAAGCACACAGAATCTAGATTCAACGAAACACTTACCTTGGACTCGCCAAGATACGACTTGGATGTTGAGTTTATTTGGCACAGCCGTTGGCGCTGGAATTTTATTTTTACCCATCAATGCGGGCATGGGCGGCTTTTGGCCTCTCGTACTCATGGCAGTGATCATCGGTCCTATGACCTATCTTGCCCATCGCGGTTTATCTCGTTTTGTTTGTTCATCAAGCATTCCCGGCAGCGACATCACCCAAGTAGTAGAAGAACATTTTGGTGTGGGTGCGGGTAAAGCCATTACCATACTGTATTTCTTCGCCATCTATCCGATTGTATTAATTTACGGTGTGGGTATTACCAACACAGTCGATAGCTTTATCGTCAATCAGTTGGGCATGGCATCGCCACCACGCTTTATTTTATCGGGTGTATTGATCCTCGGTATGATGGCTGTGATGGTTGCGGGCGAGAAGTTCATGCTGAAAGTGACACAATTGCTGGTATATCCGCTGGTGGGTATTTTGGCCTTTATGTCGTTCTACCTGATCCCAGAATGGAAAATGGATGCCTTACAAGTTGTGCCAGAAGCGGGCGCTTTTTTAGGCACAGTGTGGTTAACGATCCCTGTATTGGTGTTCGCCTTTAACCATTCTCCTGCGATTTCACAGTTTTCAGTGTCACTGAAACGTGACCACGGCGCCAATGCTTCTCGCAAAGCTGACGTCATTTTACGTAACACTTCGATGATGTTAGTGGGCTTTGTGATGTTGTTTGTGTTCTCTTGTGTGCTGTCGTTATCGCCAGCCCAATTGGCAGAAGCGAAAGCGCAGAACTTACCGATTCTGTCTTACTTAGCCAACGTGCATTCAAGTGGTTTTGTGAGCTACTTTGGTCCGTTAATCGCCTTTATCGCGATTGTGTCCTCTTTCTTCGGCCATTACATGGGCG of the Shewanella baltica genome contains:
- the yjjX gene encoding inosine/xanthosine triphosphatase, with amino-acid sequence MQQKIIKIKVGSKNPVKINAATKAMAQLFPDSIIEASGMDAPSGVAAQPMTDKDTRQGAINRVRYCQQQDQQDTQADYYFAMEGGVDCFDFGPATFAYIAIGHKDQLAIGRSAILPLPMQVYRALEAGEELGHVMDGLFNTVNIKQKGGAIGLLTHGHATRESNYTQAIILAMAPLLNPDIYAQTC
- a CDS encoding acylase codes for the protein MKFNKLVIAMGMACGVILAGCNDSEDSTTPTEPETQLQAFAPNGLLKANIRRTTYGVPHIQADNLESLGFGSGYAQAQDNLCVLADGFIKANSQRSMYFGPHASIDFTTGQPTAEDNGNLISDFAYKALKIRAQAEEKWPQFSENSRALIQGFTSGYNQYLADVEAGKQTAEPFCSGQPWVKPIVPEDVVTYLFSIALLPGAANFLDLIFYANPGDAQEYMPRIVGPAPSQDQTAFVADMQSKLIARAAHITTPETNPRGLGSNGWGLGKDKTENGKGMVLGNPHFPHTGNLRFWQSHITIPGHLDMMGGSLVGMPGPINIGFNKDLAWTHTFSTAEHFVMYNLELVSGDRMQYLFDGKPMPITKETVSILVNAGPAGMLVAEKDIYTTAKGPMVEAPPALAPFGWDDGSAFMIQDANMGNMDPVDHWLAMDMATNKEEFQQAFKDYDGVIFNNTMYADKEGNAFYIDDSTVPGLSESAVVLLKTSPDIKAAKAQAGFTILPGNTSLFSFDGPTPYARAPKLERTDFVQNSNDSFWSTNLNEPLSYFSPMYGPEAGQLSLRTRMGLSLMQDAAGADGKFSLEELEAAVLSNRSYLAELVLPDLIAQCDAQGSTPVVVSASLSKDVTSACTALKAWNGKQDNDSKGGALLREFAHQFSQTTMLTQGFDPANAATTPKTLTTDGSALVALAHSALNLEAAGFALDAPLGEVQFVEKSLPDGTPSGSRLPWPGSHNAEGGFNVFSTSLSGDDTLIPQHKYAAVMDVVTGKAMSSGLTAKGYQVRYGSSWMMAVNFTDEGPVARGILTYSESSNILTPAFADQSILYSSEKSFRPLLFKEADIAPAVVSTTELMLQKP
- a CDS encoding aromatic amino acid transport family protein; protein product: MQKDATSVLGTPQSTQNLDSTKHLPWTRQDTTWMLSLFGTAVGAGILFLPINAGMGGFWPLVLMAVIIGPMTYLAHRGLSRFVCSSSIPGSDITQVVEEHFGVGAGKAITILYFFAIYPIVLIYGVGITNTVDSFIVNQLGMASPPRFILSGVLILGMMAVMVAGEKFMLKVTQLLVYPLVGILAFMSFYLIPEWKMDALQVVPEAGAFLGTVWLTIPVLVFAFNHSPAISQFSVSLKRDHGANASRKADVILRNTSMMLVGFVMLFVFSCVLSLSPAQLAEAKAQNLPILSYLANVHSSGFVSYFGPLIAFIAIVSSFFGHYMGATEGMKGVIVKQLRSSGKSVADAKINKFILGFMFVTIWAVAVINPSILGMIEALGGPIIAAILYLMPMYAVYKVPALKAYRGRISNIFVIIAGLLAMTAILFGFFR